In a genomic window of Amblyomma americanum isolate KBUSLIRL-KWMA chromosome 4, ASM5285725v1, whole genome shotgun sequence:
- the LOC144128573 gene encoding membrane-associated progesterone receptor component 1-like — protein sequence MAEHKAAKAADDASAQEVSWSGLLSEVFLSPLNVVLASICIYLIYKIFFSRQHSRSTDVKREPELPPMKRRDMTPEEIRKYDGTGEDGRVLVAVNGKVFDVTRGRNFYGPGGPYHAFAGHDASRGLATFSVERPKEGYDDLSDLNPMEMESVREWEMQFTEKYHYVGRLLKPGEEPTDYSDEEEPSAIEPATKKDGDPSAAASGGDAKAHAD from the exons ATGGCGGAACACAAGGCGGCAAAGGCGGCCGACGACGCTTCAGCGCAAGAAGTATCTTGGAGCGGGCTTTTGTCAGAGGTGTTCCTTAGTCCACTGAACGTGGTTCTCGCCTCCATATGCATTTATCTCATATACAAGATATTCTTTAGCAGACAGCACAGCCGAAGCACCGATGTGAAGCGTGAGCCCGAGCTTCCTCCTATGAAGAGGCGGGACATGACTCCCGAGGAAATTCGTAAATACGACGGCACGGGTGAAGACGGCAGGGTCCTTGTGGCCGTGAATGGAAAGGTTTTCGACGTCACAAGAGGACGGAACTTTTATGGGCCAG GTGGTCCCTACCATGCCTTTGCGGGCCATGATGCTTCGCGTGGTCTGGCCACATTCTCCGTGGAGCGGCCAAAGGAGGGCTATGACGACCTCTCCGATCTGAACCCAATGGAGATGGAGAGCGTGCGCGAGTGGGAGATGCAGTTCACAG AGAAGTACCACTACGTGGGGCGTCTGTTGAAGCCTGGCGAGGAACCAACTGACTACTCGGACGAAGAGGAGCCATCTGCAATAGAACCAGCCACCAAGAAAGATGGCGACCCATCCGCCGCTGCCTCTGGGGGCGATGCCAAGGCACACGCAGACTGA
- the mIF3 gene encoding mitochondrial translation initiation factor 3 yields the protein MSLARCLVVRLRTCFALQTAHSTCAAQSIFLSKSSGQAPHRHLEKVPAGSLVFIRQYSEGATKSEKQKTEFVLLVNTDGRVLGTKTKDEALAFAKKHDCYLVQVEDGRHAEAKKRKVYKLVTSQQMLEHEERIENDAGAKSAPTAGKQHLVKNVIASSKITENDLNTKLKSIKKWLDKKCEIRVGITGTPESTKQLEIIYGKFESFLAGEARFLQKRITHGVLKFVIMPVAEKNNAQKSNPSKQEASEE from the exons ATGTCCTTGGCAAGGTGTCTAGTAGTGCGACTGCGCACATGTTTTGCTCTGCAGACTGCACATAGTACCTGTGCTGCGCAGTCAATTTTCTTATCAAAGTCTTCTGGCCAAGCCCCACACCGACACCTCGAGAAAGTTCCCGCTGGTAGCCTTGTGTTCATACGTCAATACagcgaaggggcgacgaagtcagaaaaacaaaaaactgaGTTTGTGTTGCTGGTAAACACGGACGGTAGAGTTCTCGGAACTAAGACAAAAGATGAAGCACTCGCATTCGCGAAGAAGCACGACTGCTA CTTGGTCCAGGTAGAAGATGGCAGACATGCTGAGGCCAAAAAGAGGAAAGTATACAAGCTCGTGACCTCCCAGCAGATGCTTGAACACGAGGAAAGGATAGAAAATGATGCGGGAGCAAAAAGTGCTCCAACCGCTGGAAAACAGCACCTTGTGAAGAATGTGATCGCAAGCAGCAAGATCACCGAGAATGACCTGAACACCAAGCTCAAGAGCATCAAGAAGTGGCTTGATAAGAAGTGCGAGATTCGTGTTGGTATAACTGGCACCCCAGAATCAACAAAGCAGTTG GAAATCATCTATGGAAAATTTGAGAGTTTCTTAGCTGGTGAAGCAAGGTTTCTGCAGAAAAGAATCACACACGGAGTCCTGAAGTTTGTGATCATGCCAGTTGCAGAGAAAAACAACGCTCAGAAGTCCAATCCTTCCAAGCAGGAAGCCTCGGAAGAGTGA